The Paramisgurnus dabryanus chromosome 1, PD_genome_1.1, whole genome shotgun sequence genome includes a window with the following:
- the zbtb4 gene encoding uncharacterized protein zbtb4, whose amino-acid sequence MKHRNKHMRGGRMGEGTDEVDDGKTTRISLSFPLSTGLPGFSAQRRCSSSQSPSSSDVCERDGSDGAAWIGESFRDKQLSRTTSKTDHLACSSSSSFPVDLASPVSKNCKSSLSFSVDGSGSRYPTPPLQHSNKMDYSKETAGASLNNGYKEHSTTETAHILFNLSARAYQDQSMKDTESSKGKKRKANSLHVELSLPLPSINPHSSSSTPPPSPSPVCLTSSPLTLPAPSFHDSFRAVRKPELLCGVCHRLFSTASSLTVHMRLHRGGRVLSCRHCGKAFIHNKRLQSHEATCRQGLPAFPVQPKEEPLEGGEVEGETADEVAEPEQLGQGTRPGRPIKKVRDLHDHHAEALNCEDTLGEEDHFVKVVDGHIIYFCSVCERSYMTLSSLKRHSNVHSWRRKYPCHYCDKVFALAEYRTKHEVWHTGERRYQCIFCWEAFPTYYNLKTHQKAFHGINPGLISSEKTANGGYKQKVNGLKLYHLLPMRSLKRPYKTYTEPMADGLLASGSSVSLPLSLDGNLPSPLDTEKLESFLKDLQTTDIKTELEGFPIRVGVEQGKKLGASLTDMEAQTRQTEGSDLRLSCSSKSKTLECPEGAVSSVITFAHSKPSVIMHSTAVSSSVIVHRNKTSSDERKRSPENNAITKKAPKQIKKQREHTEAYKEWNAASLDPEVPKIRQSTEKLHKGRKTHNKTESSKTIPIAVGSDVKGSGPLCQITVRIGEEAIVKRSISETDLMRDKSATRSKGKKSNLSQDDKREQRHTHHHQRKHRNSSQEGKEGEPKWKKTKLKSKVRKYFFRQEVREDRNDHDVEDNLWRPYYTYKPKRKALHMQGTKAWKRKIHFKRSLRPIRKAERFLKNMNNEVDGQDGDDKERQEIKKEQRKVNDLQKGESETPHFFPVLSKTEHKEKEKATHGKSDLSLTSTVPQTTLNPQYTTSSIIKQRWSESQASECGTCGCWFSSPRKRDKHELTHLFEFVCMFCRAPFSSQSKLEEHQRTQHPKNKPPSGPTLFTSQSTRKVGEMKDDTNGMDRQHIEKGSPVRFGRKPLIRYTCSQCDKVCKTSAALNCHLKRHELGSLTEVEDSEKKQDIPSYTPSVAESTPSKDFNTNTEQVQPVSVIYFSKQDYHIPDNQLGEKMQEHQRVSNCESPELASTEKSHSPQCAQFSQVIHRPTLDRFEAISPNPPSVLVMNSSECIDYRTPEKQHLDTLDQQNRSPVPNDRQMLPDPQIRRETSPTGPISLKTVRCGVLSQGVGTVTKRNCGVIQNEDFSDSQDAQDLRIFSQSSNQAQDLSMPTILAKKRELDQKITHSSNLSKEQSRNKEVSLLVPKEEPLSPVPSPTCSVIQTTPKRPSQRHSKSPCHSPGPLDLQLRPQLDQSQSHRGRHNTAMQDLILPVNSAGAGDPPSSQALLHSQVPTAEPEAKDYTSVTPTEHHRASGYPVQEFTLPLIIPGGYCSGKKQEDQILMSYPAGPLPFPPLGKMVPHSDSTKLPFYHDPYHLLYGPQLLPYPYNLAALPMALNMMASGDKEPLPFLPFFNYAAAAAAPLTGTVPHPLVLNPSLYNSGGSSSTKQDNP is encoded by the coding sequence ATGAAACACAGAAATAAACACATGAGAGGAGGCAGGATGGGAGAGGGCACGGATGAGGTAGATGATGGCAAAACTACGAGGATATCTCTCAGTTTTCCTCTCAGCACTGGATTGCCTGGCTTTTCTGCACAGAGGCGTTGCTCTTCATCCCAATCCCCTTCTTCTTCCGATGTTTGTGAAAGAGATGGTTCTGATGGCGCAGCATGGATAGGGGAATCATTTAGAGACAAACAGTTATCCAGAACAACATCAAAAACTGACCATCTGGCATGTTCTTCCTCATCCTCCTTCCCTGTTGATCTAGCTTCCCCAGTCAGTAAAAACTGCAAGTCATCTCTGTCATTTTCTGTTGATGGTAGCGGTTCCCGATACCCAACACCTCCGTTACAACACTCCAATAAAATGGACTATTCAAAAGAGACAGCTGGGGCTAGTCTCAATAATGGGTATAAAGAGCATTCGACAACAGAAACAGCACACATCCTTTTCAACCTCAGTGCAAGAGCATATCAAGACCAGAGTATGAAGGATACAGAGAGTTCAAAAGGCAAAAAACGGAAGGCCAACAGCCTCCATGTTGAACTTAGCCTTCCGCTCCCTAGCATTAACCCTCATTCTTCCTCATCAACACCTCCTCCTTCCCCTTCCCCTGTCTGTCTTACATCCTCCCCCTTGACTCTCCCTGCTCCCTCTTTCCATGACTCCTTTAGGGCAGTGCGGAAGCCAGAACTACTATGTGGGGTGTGTCACCGTCTGTTCAGTACTGCCTCGTCCCTCACTGTCCACATGCGTCTCCATCGGGGGGGACGAGTACTCAGCTGCCGCCACTGTGGCAAAGCCTTCATCCATAATAAAAGACTGCAATCCCACGAGGCCACCTGCAGGCAAGGGCTGCCAGCTTTTCCAGTACAACCCAAAGAGGAGCCCCTGGAAGGGGGTGAAGTGGAGGGGGAGACAGCAGATGAGGTTGCAGAGCCAGAACAGCTTGGACAAGGAACAAGGCCTGGCCGACCCATAAAGAAAGTACGAGACCTTCATGACCATCATGCTGAAGCATTGAATTGCGAGGATACCCTAGGGGAAGAGGATCACTTTGTAAAAGTGGTGGATGGACATATCATTTACTTTTGCTCTGTGTGTGAGCGCTCTTACATGACTTTGTCCAGCCTAAAGCGACACTCCAATGTGCATTCATGGCGACGAAAGTACCCTTGCCACTACTGTGATAAGGTGTTTGCTCTGGCTGAATACCGCACCAAACATGAGGTGTGGCACACTGGTGAAAGGCGCTACCAGTGCATATTTTGCTGGGAGGCGTTTCCTACCTACTACAACCTTAAAACTCACCAAAAGGCTTTCCATGGCATCAACCCTGGACTGATTTCGAGTGAGAAAACAGCTAATGGGGGCTACAAACAAAAGGTCAATGGTCTTAAGCTGTACCACTTGCTGCCCATGCGCTCTCTAAAGCGACCTTACAAAACCTATACTGAGCCAATGGCTGATGGGCTACTTGCATCAGGTTCATCAGTTAGCCTGCCTTTATCTCTGGATGGCAATCTGCCCTCACCTCTGGACACAGAGAAATTGGAATCTTTCCTTAAAGATCTTCAAACGACAGACATAAAGACTGAACTTGAGGGATTTCCTATTAGGGTGGGTGTAGAGCAGGGTAAAAAGCTCGGGGCTTCCCTAACAGATATGGAAGCACAAACAAGACAGACAGAGGGGTCAGATTTACGGCTTTCATGTAGTAGCAAAAGCAAAACCCTGGAGTGCCCAGAAGGAGCTGTCTCATCAGTCATTACGTTTGCACACAGCAAACCCTCGGTTATCATGCACAGTACTGCAGTTTCTTCCTCTGTTATTGTACACAGAAACAAAACGTCCTCTGATGAGAGAAAAAGAAGTCCAGAGAATAATGCAATTACAAAGAAAGCTCCAAAACAGATAAAAAAACAGAGAGAACACACTGAAGCATATAAAGAGTGGAATGCTGCCAGTTTAGATCCAGAGGTTCCAAAAATCAGACAGTCAACAGAGAAACTTCACAAGGGACGAAAAACTCATAATAAAACTGAGTCAAGTAAGACAATACCAATAGCAGTGGGATCAGATGTCAAAGGCAGTGGACCACTTTGTCAGATTACTGTGCGTATAGGGGAGGAGGCCATTGTCAAACGGAGCATTTCGGAAACAGACCTAATGAGAGACAAAAGCGCTACACGGAGCAAAGGCAAAAAGAGTAACCTCTCACAGGACGATAAGAGAGAACAAAGGCACACCCATCATCATCAACGTAAACACCGCAACTCTAGCCAGGAAGGAAAGGAGGGGGAGCCCAAATGGAAAAAAACTAAACTGAAAAGCAAGGTGAGGAAATATTTCTTCCGCCAGGAGGTCAGAGAGGATAGAAATGACCATGATGTGGAGGACAACCTGTGGAGGCCGTACTACACGTACAAGCCCAAGCGGAAAGCCCTTCATATGCAGGGGACTAAAGCTTGGAAGCGTAAAATACACTTCAAACGGTCCCTGAGGCCTATAAGAAAAGCTGAGAGGTTCCTGAAAAATATGAATAACGAAGTTGATGGGCAAGATGGAGATGACAAAGAAAgacaagaaataaaaaaagagcAAAGGAAAGTTAATGATCTACAGAAAGGTGAAAGTGAAACACCCCACTTTTTTCCTGTCCTTTCAAAAACAGAACATAAAGAGAAAGAAAAGGCAACTCATGGAAAATCTGATCTCTCGCTTACTTCAACTGTTCCTCAAACTACACTTAATCCTCAATACACAACATCTTCTATCATCAAGCAACGGTGGTCAGAAAGTCAGGCCTCTGAGTGTGGAACATGTGGCTGTTGGTTCTCCAGCCCAAGGAAGCGAGATAAACATGAGCTGACACATCTATTTGAGTTTGTTTGCATGTTTTGTAGAGCTCCTTTCTCCTCACAGTCAAAGTTAGAGGAACATCAGAGAACTCAGCATCCCAAAAACAAGCCCCCGTCTGGTCCTACTTTATTTACTTCCCAGTCAACAAGAAAGGTAGGGGAAATGAAAGATGATACAAATGGAATGGACCGACAGCACATAGAAAAAGGCAGCCCAGTTCGCTTTGGCAGAAAGCCTCTGATCAGATATACATGTTCACAATGTGATAAGGTCTGCAAAACCTCTGCTGCACTCAACTGCCATCTCAAGCGACACGAGCTAGGCAGTTTAACTGAGGTTGAAGACTCAGAGAAAAAGCAAGACATACCAAGTTATACACCTTCAGTAGCAGAGTCTACACCAAGCAAAGATTTCAATACCAATACTGAACAAGTGCAGCCTGTGTCTGTCatatatttttcaaaacaaGACTATCATATCCCTGACAACCAACTTGGTGAGAAGATGCAAGAACACCAAAGAGTCAGCAATTGTGAAAGCCCTGAATTGGCATCCACTGAAAAATCCCACAGTCCACAGTGTGCACAGTTCTCGCAAGTTATACACAGACCCACTTTAGACAGGTTTGAGGCCATCTCTCCAAACCCCCCTAGTGTACTAGTAATGAATAGCTCAGAGTGCATAGACTACAGGACACCAGAGAAACAACATTTAGACACATTAGATCAACAGAATAGAAGTCCAGTGCCGAATGATAGGCAAATGCTGCCAGACCCTCAGATTAGAAGAGAAACAAGTCCAACCGGGCCCATATCTTTAAAAACAGTCAGATGTGGTGTGCTTAGCCAAGGAGTGGGAACAGTCACAAAGAGAAATTGTGGCGTTATTCAGAATGAAGATTTCAGTGATTCACAAGATGCTCAGGATCTAAGAATATTTTCTCAATCCAGTAACCAAGCCCAAGATTTATCCATGCCAACAATACTAGCAAAAAAGAGGGAGCTTGATCAAAAGATTACACATTCATCCAACCTCTCAAAAGAGCAATCGCGCAATAAGGAGGTATCATTGCTAGTGCCCAAAGAGGAACCACTCAGTCCTGTACCATCTCCTACATGCTCTGTTATTCAAACCACTCCAAAAAGACCTTCTCAAAGGCACTCAAAGTCGCCGTGTCACTCCCCAGGACCTTTAGACCTACAGTTGCGGCCTCAGCTTGACCAATCCCAATCACACAGAGGAAGGCACAATACAGCAATGCAGGATCTTATTCTGCCTGTAAATTCAGCTGGGGCAGGTGATCCTCCTTCTTCTCAAGCGCTGCTGCATTCACAAGTGCCCACAGCAGAGCCTGAAGCAAAGGACTATACCTCTGTCACTCCCACAGAACACCACAGGGCCTCAGGCTATCCGGTCCAGGAATTTACTCTTCCCTTAATTATCCCGGGTGGGTACTGCTCTGGTAAGAAACAGGAGGATCAAATCCTGATGTCTTACCCAGCTGGACCCTTACCATTTCCACCACTTGGAAAGATGGTACCCCATTCCGACTCAACTAAACTGCCCTTTTACCATGACCCCTATCACCTACTATATGGCCCACAGCTACTGCCGTACCCCTACAACCTTGCTGCCCTTCCAATGGCTCTAAATATGATGGCATCAGGAGACAAAGAGCCTTTGCCTTTCTTGCCTTTTTTCAACTAcgccgctgctgctgctgcaCCTCTAACAGGGACAGTGCCCCATCCTTTAGTGTTGAACCCCAGCCTGTACAACAGTGGTGGCAGCAGTAGCACAAAGCAGGACAACCCATAA
- the shbg gene encoding sex hormone-binding globulin codes for MNYLKEVVVVLLLGPYLILLARGVTGGQISGRGVINLAHRQTAWTPVVQTSANLSEVTSIRSFFEFRTFDPEGAIFYGDTKEGKDWFVLSLRNGIPEMQIGKADILVSIKGGRRLNDGAWHLLELRSEGKFVVLEVNNEEELVVGLHSELTEDELTGKIRLGLGGMLVDKQKLFNPFHPDMDACIRGGYWLNLSSLWHTDPMWEPQPCFSEIKRGSYFPGTGMVTFNTSDLPGLKTEEAGITVKIFGSWTGTTLSLKSTDFDYVLGELDGHKDVKAVQLGLKEGSETTALPREPAALTFNILKHLLVVNGKPEHETESLDFFSMWKNGMLLTFGGVPGESEAAKSSHRLRGCLEKILVQDQVIDLDQALYKHSTVSSHSCPKEAMNELS; via the exons ATGAACTATCTAAAGGAAGTTGTGGTTGTGCTGCTGTTAGGTCCGTACCTGATTTTACTAGCCAGGGGAGTGACAGGTGGTCAG ATATCTGGCAGGGGAGTCATCAATCTCGCACACAGACAGACGGCATGGACTCCCGTAGTACAGACAAGCGCAAATCTCAGTGAAGTCACAAG CATCCGATCTTTCTTCGAATTCCGGACTTTTGACCCAGAAGGGGCCATCTTCTATGGAGACACAAAGGAAGGAAAGGACTGGTTTGTGCTTTCACTGCGTAATGGCATACCTGAAATGCAGATTGGGAAAGCAGACATTTTAGTTAGTATAAAAGGAGGCCGCAGACTCAATGATGGGGCCTGGCACTTG CTGGAATTGCGCAGTGAAGGTAAATTTGTGGTGTTAGAGGTAAACAACGAGGAAGAACTTGTAGTCGGACTCCATTCTGAGCTGACAGAGGATGAACTTACAGGAAAAATACGTCTGGGACTCGGCGGCATGTTGGTGGACAAACAGAAGCTCTTTAATCCT TTTCACCCAGATATGGATGCTTGTATAAGGGGTGGATACTGGCTAAATCTAAGCTCCCTCTGGCATACAGACCCAATGTGGGAACCCCAACCTTGCTTCTCTGAGATCAAAAGAGGCAGTTACTTTCCAGGAACTGGGATGGTTACATTTAATACGTCCG ATCTTCCTGGACTTAAGACGGAAGAGGCTGGTATCACAGTAAAAATCTTTGGATCTTGGACTGGGACAACCCTGAGTCTCAAAAGTACAGACTTTGACTATGTTTTGGGAGAGTTGGACGGACATAAAGATGTCAAG GCGGTTCAGTTGGGCTTGAAAGAAGGATCAGAAACCACTGCCCTTCCCCGTGAACCTGCAGCACTTACTTTCAACATACTGAAACATTTACTTGTGGTAAACGGCAAACCAGAGCACGAAACGGAAAGTCTGGACTTTTTCTCCATGTGGAAAAATGGGATGCTTCTGACTTTTGGGGGAGTGCCAG GTGAGAGTGAGGCGGCAAAAAGTTCACATCGCCTGCGTGGGTGTTTGGAGAAAATCCTTGTCCAGGACCAGGTCATTGATCTTGATCAAGCTTTATACAAACACTCAACAGTGTCATCTCATAGCTGTCCTAAAGAAGCAATGAATGAACTCAGTTAA